TTGGCACCAATGTTGGAACCGACCCGGGCAAACGTTGCCGTTTTTTCACGTTCTGCAGAATCAAATGAGATCGCTGGAATCATTGACCAGAAACCAACGTCTTTAAATGAATAGAAGATATCCATGGTGATGTACAAAACACCAAAGATTAACAGGTACAACAATGGGTTGGATTGGTTCAAACCACCCATATTAGTGAATAAAATAGCTAATGTAATGGAACCAACCGTCCCACCAGCGAGGATCCAAGGTTTAAAATGGCCCCACTTGGTTTCGGTATTATCAATGGTGTTTCCAATAAATGGATCAATGGCTAATTCAACAAAACGTAACAGTGAAATAATCGTGGTGATCCAAAAGATCATTCGATCATTTTGTCCGCCCGCACTTTTATCGAACAAGTGAGAGGTGACAAACATAATAAAGTAGGTCGACAGCGTTGCGTAGAACATATCATGACCGAACGCACCAAATGAGTACGATAATCGAGATGTGATTCTACGACCAGTAGTAATGTTGGTATTACTTGCCATAAATTAATCCCCCATAAAAATAAATTTTAAAAAATAATTGCTATCTAGAATGTAAACGTTTACAGTTAAATTGTCAATAAATTTTATTAAAACAAACCAAAGATTTATTAAAACGGTAGATTGTAAAATTAATCCGAACGCTGTTCGGGCAAAAAAGATCAGCTTCCTTTAAAATGGTGTTTACCACAAACCCATCTTTTAGGAGCTGATCTTTTGTCTAGTATAACCTATTCCGAACGAATTAAAATCGAAACCTTTTGTGAACTAGGGCTGTCCAATATCCAAATGGGCGTTCGGCTGAACCGATCACCGTCAACAATTTCTTATGAATTATCTCGATGTCAACCTTATCAGGCTGAATTAGCACAAACAGATGCCGAATACAAGCGATCACGATGTGGTCGGAAAACTAAGCTGAGCGATGAGTTAAAGCAAAAAATTCTCAACCATTTACGTCTAAGCTGGTCACCAGGAATGATTGCTCACGAATTTAAACTAGCTACTAAATCTATTTATAATTGGCTAAATCAGGGGAGAATTGATTTCTCCTTGAATGATCTACCTGAACATGGCGTACGCCAACGGCGTAACGTTGACCAACGATCCAAATATAATCAATCTTTGGGGCGATCAATTGAACAGCGTCCCATGATGATTAATCAACGTAATCGCATCGGCGATTTTGAACTAGATACAGTCGTTGGTCCTCGTGGGCATAGTAAGGCAGTTTTATTAACTTTAATCGATCGCAAATCACGGTTCCTTTGGGCATACCGGTTAAAAGATCGGACGACAGCGACTGTTAATGAAGCACTAACTAAGTTCCTAACCACTTTTAATGGTCCGGTGCACAGCTTTACTGTGGACCGTGGCACTGAGTTTAGTGGGCTAGTATCACTTGAATCACAATATGGTATTAAGACCTATTACTGCCATGCTTATACGCCAGCTGAGCGCGGCAGTAATGAACGATTTAATCGGAACTTACGCTATTTTTATCCTAAGGGGACTTATTTTGAGCACATTAGTGCTCAAGGCTTGAAAACCACCTTACTCGAAATTAATCAGAGACCACTTAAAATACTTGACTGGCAAACACCTTATCAGGTCATGCTGACCAATTTGTCAAAAAATTCGGATTAAATTTGCAATCTACCAAACATTTAATTGTGTTTAACTAGA
Above is a genomic segment from Lentilactobacillus buchneri containing:
- a CDS encoding IS30-like element ISLpl1 family transposase; the encoded protein is MSSITYSERIKIETFCELGLSNIQMGVRLNRSPSTISYELSRCQPYQAELAQTDAEYKRSRCGRKTKLSDELKQKILNHLRLSWSPGMIAHEFKLATKSIYNWLNQGRIDFSLNDLPEHGVRQRRNVDQRSKYNQSLGRSIEQRPMMINQRNRIGDFELDTVVGPRGHSKAVLLTLIDRKSRFLWAYRLKDRTTATVNEALTKFLTTFNGPVHSFTVDRGTEFSGLVSLESQYGIKTYYCHAYTPAERGSNERFNRNLRYFYPKGTYFEHISAQGLKTTLLEINQRPLKILDWQTPYQVMLTNLSKNSD